tttgaaacaccctgtctatttgtccaatgaatacccgtttatcatttgcattttttcttggtctagcagttttaatggccagtagtgtaactagctGTAGGAATTGTGACAGTTTTCTATTAAGCACTGTCAGCTGCAGTGACGAATATGGATTCCTTGGTATGAGACTATTGAATCCACCTGTTGCTGTATAGGTTCGTGGGCTAAGTCACCTTACGAGGAGAATCTGGAGGTCCGCGTCTACGAGAGCAGCCAGGGGTCGGCCGCTGGCGGGCGGCTGGTGGCGGTGGGCAGGTACCTGGGGAACGCGACCTCTGGCGAGGAGCTGAGGGTCACGCTGGTGGCGGCGGCGGGCGCCAAAGTGAACGCTTACAGCAGCCTCATGCCGCAGCCACCCACCATGGCAGCCTACAACGGCACCAGCGGCAGTCCCAGCTACGTCGTCAGCGTCGCCTTCAAGAACTCCGGGCTGTACCCCTGGTACCTGCGGCGCGACCTCGCCACGCTGTCACCGCTTACCGAGATAAACAACGAGCAGGGATTCGTCATCGGACTCGCCTTTGTGCTCGTGTGAGGGACCTATCTTGTTCCTACTGTGTAGTCGGGGCAGACGCCAGGGAAACGGCCTATCAAGTCGTACGTAAGTCGTTTAGCTGAGTCAACACAGTGAGGTTCTGCTAAGAAAAAGTTATCGCAGTACATAAGAAAAACAATGTGCAAATAAATGAGCAGCAACTGTGTCGACAATAAAAGGTTTAAAATAAATTATCTACAAAAACATAACTATTTCTTTCTGAATGATAGTTCCTTGGTTTTCCGTAGAAATTCTTCTTACAAGGTGATGGGGAAATAAATTAacgaattttgaaatttttgaagtctgtaaggtaggagacaaggcactggcagaattgaaggtgtgaAGAGTGgtagtgagtcgcgcttgggtagctcagacggtagagcacttgcccgtgaaaggaaaaaagtcccgagttcgagtctctgtccggcacacagttttaatctgccaggaagtttaaaatttaCGAATATTTAGTACTGCTTATAATATCGACAATCGTCTTCTGGAATCTCTTGAAGGTTGTATTTCCAGATAGCTACAGGAGTTTCTATACAACTGTAATCAAATATTTGCTTCCAGATCTGTAATGTAGTTCAAGCAATTCGGTAATTGGTGACAAAATAAATGTACAGGATGTCCGTAATTAAAG
This genomic stretch from Schistocerca cancellata isolate TAMUIC-IGC-003103 chromosome 2, iqSchCanc2.1, whole genome shotgun sequence harbors:
- the LOC126163123 gene encoding uncharacterized protein LOC126163123, translated to MLRHSIAAFLLLATCKGLKYPHYEQVFRDPATYDMLYSSASGPINETWYFNRKVNLTALVLPSQIVSYCQSGNQSAGSWAKSPYEENLEVRVYESSQGSAAGGRLVAVGRYLGNATSGEELRVTLVAAAGAKVNAYSSLMPQPPTMAAYNGTSGSPSYVVSVAFKNSGLYPWYLRRDLATLSPLTEINNEQGFVIGLAFVLV